The DNA sequence GAAGTCAAAAGCTAATTTGCTCGATGGCTGATCAACAATTATtttagtgtcatcactgattcgGACTCTTAGTTTCTCGTTCACATGTATTTCAGCGGTTAGGCGTTTGGTTAGGGCGCGCTCCCGGCAGAGATATTTCTGAATGTTCACATTCAGTCGCTGCTGGCGATGATCCAGTGCAGTGGTGTAGAACCGTGTCCTTTCGAACGACTTACAGTCAATGACATGTTCTTCTATAAGAAATTCTCTCTCATtttcaacaacacaaaaacgGCCAACATGAGCGAGTCTGGCACATGTCCAGCAGAATTGAGCCCCACAAGGACAAGTCATGTTAGGACATCCAGATATCCTCTCGATGAATCGCCGGCAATTTGGGCATGACTTGCCTCGCACAGTGAAGACATCAGGAAAGAGATCAAGGAATGTGTCTTTGGCCAGAGTGACGTAGTCCTTCAATGCAATCACCTTCTCACGGAACGCCTTGGCTTGGGCACATGTTGCAGGCCAGTGGGCGTTCTTCATGCAGGTAAAACAGAGATCTGTTCCACAGGAACACACTACAGGAATAATTCTGTTCCTGATAGGAGGTCCTTCTGCTACAATGGCCCGTCCACACTGAGGTTTTGGACACCACTTTGCGTGGGCGGAGCAGTTGATCTTCTCACTCATCTGCCTCTCGACGTGTTTCTTGATGTCGCTGATGTGGAGGAAGGAAAGAAGAGTGGGGAAGTCTGCCTCTACATTGCACCCATATTCAGGGCACGTAAAGGCGGAAGGTCCAGATCGCAGGTTGTTGACCAAATGTTGTCTCCAACATCTATCACAGAACCAGTGTCCACAGGCATCAAGACTAGTTGCAGGGGAACGTGTGTCGATCATTTCAGTGGAAACCCTAATGTCCTCATAGCAGATACCGCACACATCGGTAGGACAGCCAGCCTCCGTAGCTTCTCTGTAGGTCCCTTGTAGATTGTAGACTTTGTCAGAGAACTCGTGTGGGTGGAGAAAATTCATGTTCCACCTCCTTCCCTCACTCACAAGCTGAAACGTCATGATGGGCTTTTCTAAGAAGTTGAAGGTGGCACGCTTCACGAACACATCCCTAGGAAGAGAATCAATGTATGACAAGCACTTGTCTTCTAGCTGTTCCAGTGTGTAGGTCTCCATCTCCACGACTGTGTCCAGCTTGATAGAGTTCATGTGAGAGGCAATGTTCAGGGCAACCTTGTAGATTCTTAGAGTGGCATCTCCTGGACATTCTTCAGCCTCTGTAAACGAAAGATAACCATGGAGATCCAAGGATGATGAAGTCACGTCCCTGAAGAATTTCGACGTTTTAACGTGATGTCTAAGTTTGTCAGTCATATCAATACTAAACTTGCGGGGTTCACATTTTGCCTCGATATAACGACGACCGTACACAGTTTGCAGGTTATCAAAGGCAGCCTCATTTGAATCAATTTTCACAGGAACAGGAATAACAATTGTTGGGTCTTTGAGGCAGACTGACGGCGAATTCTCGCTCTGTGAATACTGTTCATTTTTCAGTGTCATTGGGCGAGCAGGCGACACATTTTTATCGCTCTGTGAAAACTGTTCAATTTTCATTGTTACTGAGCGAGCAGGCGACACATTTTTATCAACAAACACAATACGACCTTTCTTACAGACACTGTCTTCCTCGTAGCTAGGTCGTCGCGTGCGAGATTTTCGTTTTATTTTACGTTCAGCTTTGACGAAGTCTTCTAGTGTAAAGGTTCCACTAGATATCACGTCTCCAGGGTCAGAGTCGTCGGCGCTCTGAACATCAAAGTCCTCGCAAGTGTCATCTAACATCTCGTTCACATCTCGCCTTGTCAGACGAGATCGTCGCTTCTTCTTCCTCCCTCCATTCACAGAGACGCTGACACTGTCTTTAGCCTCTGGTTTGATATACTTTGGGTTATGGACAATTGAGCTTCTGGGAGAACACGGACAAAATATCTCATATCTTACTGTTGATTCATCAGTACCAGGTTGATGTGTTTCGTCAGTGTCGGTAACTGTCTTTTTATCTCTCTTCGGGCGTGTTTTGAAATTTGTTACCGCCTTCCCACTAAAATATCGTCCCGCTTTCGGAACAAGTCGCTTTATATGTCCTTTATCAGCGTAGTAGGC is a window from the Haliotis asinina isolate JCU_RB_2024 chromosome 9, JCU_Hal_asi_v2, whole genome shotgun sequence genome containing:
- the LOC137296090 gene encoding uncharacterized protein yields the protein MVLKASKHGVYSGNTLRASNSRYNRQYRTHSSIVRRYVGGTEKKKLQIEQLIENFDVPDFDVEFSLNKRERWVLPEVIRKYIQSGESDEDTTKTDLFLRHKLKRQSNCIAYYADKGHIKRLVPKAGRYFSGKAVTNFKTRPKRDKKTVTDTDETHQPGTDESTVRYEIFCPCSPRSSIVHNPKYIKPEAKDSVSVSVNGGRKKKRRSRLTRRDVNEMLDDTCEDFDVQSADDSDPGDVISSGTFTLEDFVKAERKIKRKSRTRRPSYEEDSVCKKGRIVFVDKNVSPARSVTMKIEQFSQSDKNVSPARPMTLKNEQYSQSENSPSVCLKDPTIVIPVPVKIDSNEAAFDNLQTVYGRRYIEAKCEPRKFSIDMTDKLRHHVKTSKFFRDVTSSSLDLHGYLSFTEAEECPGDATLRIYKVALNIASHMNSIKLDTVVEMETYTLEQLEDKCLSYIDSLPRDVFVKRATFNFLEKPIMTFQLVSEGRRWNMNFLHPHEFSDKVYNLQGTYREATEAGCPTDVCGICYEDIRVSTEMIDTRSPATSLDACGHWFCDRCWRQHLVNNLRSGPSAFTCPEYGCNVEADFPTLLSFLHISDIKKHVERQMSEKINCSAHAKWCPKPQCGRAIVAEGPPIRNRIIPVVCSCGTDLCFTCMKNAHWPATCAQAKAFREKVIALKDYVTLAKDTFLDLFPDVFTVRGKSCPNCRRFIERISGCPNMTCPCGAQFCWTCARLAHVGRFCVVENEREFLIEEHVIDCKSFERTRFYTTALDHRQQRLNVNIQKYLCRERALTKRLTAEIHVNEKLRVRISDDTKIIVDQPSSKLAFDFMRRMLSMKLELHHVIENVAIAMDSMSPGCFRNKLMHLLTRMESCAATIEDTFKKGVQLSNSELVWSLVICQKEARVCIGRVAQLMN